In a single window of the Streptomyces sp. NBC_00353 genome:
- a CDS encoding enoyl-CoA hydratase family protein: protein MGVSTASPVKGVSVVTVDHPPVNALPVQGWYDLADALRAAGRDPEVRCVVLAAAGRGFNAGVDIKEMQRDSGHDTLIGANRGCFEAFAAVYECEVPVVAAVHGFCLGGGIGLAGNADVIVASDDATFGLPELDRGALGAATHLARLVPQHLMRALYYTSRTVTAAELHAHGSVWRVVPRAELQEAALELAGEIARKDGYLIRLAKAAINGIDPVDVHRSYRFEQGFTFEANLSGAARRVRDTFGKEA, encoded by the coding sequence ATGGGTGTCTCCACCGCAAGCCCCGTCAAGGGCGTATCCGTCGTCACCGTCGACCACCCACCCGTCAACGCCCTGCCCGTGCAGGGCTGGTACGACCTGGCGGACGCACTCCGCGCGGCGGGCCGCGACCCCGAGGTCCGCTGTGTCGTCCTGGCCGCCGCCGGGCGCGGGTTCAACGCGGGCGTCGACATCAAGGAGATGCAGCGCGACTCCGGGCACGACACCCTGATCGGCGCCAACCGGGGCTGCTTCGAGGCATTCGCCGCGGTGTACGAGTGCGAGGTACCGGTCGTCGCCGCAGTGCACGGCTTCTGCCTCGGCGGCGGCATCGGACTGGCCGGCAACGCCGACGTGATCGTGGCGAGCGACGACGCGACGTTCGGCCTGCCCGAGCTGGACCGGGGCGCACTCGGCGCCGCGACGCATCTCGCCCGGCTCGTCCCGCAGCATCTGATGCGCGCGCTGTACTACACCTCGCGCACCGTCACGGCCGCCGAGCTGCACGCCCACGGTTCGGTCTGGAGGGTCGTCCCGCGCGCCGAACTCCAGGAAGCGGCGCTGGAGCTGGCGGGCGAGATCGCCCGGAAGGACGGGTATCTGATCCGGCTCGCCAAGGCGGCCATCAACGGCATCGATCCGGTGGACGTCCACCGCAGCTACCGCTTCGAGCAGGGCTTCACCTTCGAGGCCAACCTCAGCGGAGCCGCCCGCCGCGTCCGTGACACCTTCGGCAAGGAGGCATGA
- a CDS encoding S1 family peptidase — protein MKQLLRTLKRCSVIAAVVLAAVSLQPAGASAAPTPVVGGTRAAQGEFPFMVRLSMGCGGALYTKSIVLTAAHCVNGSGNNTSITATAGVVDLQSTGAVKVRSTKVLQAPGYNGMGKDWALIKLAKPIDLPTLKIATDTTYNNGTFTIAGWGAATEGGGQQRYLLKATVPFVSDADCQDAYGSDLVPGDEICAGYVDTGGVDTCQGDSGGPMFRKDDAGAWIQVGIVSWGQGCAEPGYPGVYSEVSTFAANIASAAATL, from the coding sequence TTGAAGCAGCTTCTGCGCACCCTGAAAAGATGTTCCGTCATAGCCGCGGTGGTCCTCGCCGCCGTCAGCCTGCAGCCCGCCGGAGCGTCCGCCGCCCCTACACCCGTCGTCGGCGGAACCCGCGCCGCCCAGGGTGAGTTCCCCTTCATGGTCCGGCTCTCCATGGGCTGTGGCGGTGCCCTCTACACCAAGAGCATCGTGCTCACCGCCGCACACTGCGTGAACGGCTCGGGCAACAACACCTCCATCACCGCCACGGCCGGCGTCGTCGACCTGCAGTCCACCGGCGCCGTCAAGGTCAGGTCCACCAAGGTCCTGCAGGCCCCCGGCTACAACGGCATGGGCAAGGACTGGGCGCTGATCAAGCTCGCCAAGCCCATCGACCTGCCCACCCTGAAGATCGCCACCGACACCACGTACAACAACGGCACCTTCACCATCGCCGGCTGGGGCGCCGCCACCGAGGGCGGCGGCCAGCAGCGCTACCTGCTGAAGGCCACCGTGCCGTTCGTCTCCGACGCCGACTGCCAGGACGCGTACGGCAGCGACCTCGTCCCCGGCGACGAGATCTGCGCCGGGTACGTCGACACCGGCGGGGTGGACACCTGCCAGGGCGACTCCGGCGGCCCCATGTTCCGCAAGGACGACGCCGGAGCCTGGATCCAGGTGGGCATCGTCAGCTGGGGCCAGGGCTGCGCCGAGCCCGGCTACCCCGGTGTGTACAGCGAGGTCTCGACCTTCGCCGCCAACATAGCCTCCGCGGCAGCCACGCTCTGA
- a CDS encoding helix-turn-helix domain-containing protein, protein MSTYHTWMRFFTPSPLHHRLGLVCLGVGLQHGALPTVGPRTLDHHVAVVIHSGSGWFAGPDGRRLPVTAPSLIWLTPGTPHHYGADPGTGWDESFVDFTGPATATYTELGYIEPDRPLVPLADTAGPRAAVSRIVRAARRGNPLLEVETGAAVHELLVALRRARADVSPDGDPVLQALARDAFQPLSVAEHAARHNMTPAELRTAVRRGAGCSPKDYLLGIRLGRAKELLAATELPVAAVARRVGYDDPAYFSRLFARRVGTAPVRFREQQGRAVPGGWSDTIPDPDHPPMISP, encoded by the coding sequence ATGTCGACGTACCACACCTGGATGCGCTTCTTCACGCCCAGCCCGCTCCACCACCGGCTGGGCCTCGTCTGCCTGGGCGTCGGCCTGCAGCACGGCGCGCTGCCCACGGTCGGCCCCCGCACCCTGGACCACCACGTGGCCGTCGTGATCCACTCGGGCAGTGGCTGGTTCGCCGGCCCCGACGGCCGCCGGCTGCCCGTCACCGCCCCCAGCCTGATCTGGCTGACCCCCGGCACCCCGCACCACTACGGCGCCGACCCGGGCACCGGCTGGGACGAGAGTTTCGTCGACTTCACCGGCCCCGCCACCGCCACGTACACCGAACTCGGCTACATCGAACCGGACCGCCCGCTCGTCCCCCTCGCCGACACGGCGGGCCCGCGTGCCGCGGTGAGCCGGATCGTCCGCGCGGCCCGACGCGGCAACCCGCTGCTGGAGGTCGAGACCGGCGCCGCCGTCCATGAACTCCTGGTCGCCCTGCGCCGGGCCCGCGCCGATGTCAGCCCCGACGGCGATCCGGTCCTGCAGGCCCTCGCCCGCGACGCGTTCCAGCCGCTCTCGGTCGCCGAACACGCCGCCCGGCACAACATGACGCCCGCCGAACTGCGCACCGCGGTTCGACGCGGCGCCGGCTGCAGCCCCAAGGACTACCTCCTGGGCATCCGGCTCGGCCGCGCCAAGGAACTCCTCGCCGCAACCGAACTGCCCGTCGCCGCGGTCGCCCGCCGCGTCGGCTACGACGACCCCGCCTACTTCTCCCGGCTTTTCGCCCGCCGCGTCGGCACCGCCCCGGTCCGCTTCCGCGAACAGCAGGGCCGCGCCGTACCGGGCGGCTGGAGCGACACGATCCCCGACCCGGACCACCCACCGATGATCAGCCCCTGA
- a CDS encoding MFS transporter — MTRPTAATREAVTARDAIAARFERLPASRWHVTVRLVVGVVTFFEAFDQLLIAYALPEIRQEWHLTDGAATSVLTVGSVGMLIGALLSGRLADRFGRVRVIAYCVAASGLAGLALVACTSLTPFLALRFVQGLAIGGEVPVAAAFISEITRSFKRGRFVLLYELVFPAGLTVGALAAAWLVPAAGWRVMFAVAAVPGLLAFLVQRTVPESPRWLADRGRTAEAEAVMDEIEAKVSAATGEPLPPVRYSPGPPAHPGSPTAKAATDAERTATGLRSLFTGRYRRRTLVVGAIWFTGYFVNYGVTSWLPSIYKDGYGLTLSDALLYSTVTSVAGLLGCLLVALTVDILGRRKIFAIFLGGSAALLLTLAALGAHSPAQVLIWTSLSAVGFFGSNICLYLYTPELYPTRMRALGCSVGGAVNRLGVILGPILVGAVYSAGNNVAAVFVMLGAVALAGAVVAGVLAEETADRPLEEISP; from the coding sequence ATGACCCGGCCCACCGCCGCCACCCGCGAAGCCGTCACCGCCCGTGACGCCATAGCCGCCCGCTTCGAGCGGCTGCCGGCCTCCCGCTGGCACGTCACCGTCCGCCTCGTCGTCGGCGTCGTCACCTTCTTCGAGGCCTTCGACCAGCTGCTGATCGCGTACGCACTGCCCGAGATCCGGCAGGAGTGGCACCTGACCGACGGCGCTGCCACGTCGGTGCTCACCGTCGGCTCGGTCGGCATGCTCATCGGCGCGCTGCTGTCGGGCCGGCTGGCCGACAGATTCGGCCGGGTCCGGGTGATCGCGTACTGCGTGGCGGCCTCGGGGCTGGCCGGCCTCGCCCTCGTCGCCTGCACGTCGCTCACCCCGTTCCTGGCGCTGCGCTTCGTGCAGGGGCTCGCGATCGGTGGTGAGGTGCCGGTGGCCGCCGCGTTCATCAGCGAGATCACCCGGAGTTTCAAGCGGGGCCGCTTCGTCCTGCTGTACGAACTCGTCTTCCCGGCCGGACTGACCGTCGGCGCCCTGGCCGCCGCGTGGCTGGTTCCCGCGGCCGGCTGGCGCGTGATGTTCGCGGTCGCGGCCGTGCCCGGACTGCTCGCGTTCCTCGTCCAGCGCACGGTTCCCGAATCGCCGCGCTGGCTGGCGGACCGGGGGCGGACGGCGGAGGCCGAGGCGGTCATGGACGAGATCGAGGCGAAGGTGTCGGCCGCCACGGGCGAACCGCTGCCACCGGTCCGGTACTCCCCCGGACCCCCGGCACACCCCGGGTCCCCGACGGCGAAGGCGGCCACCGATGCGGAGCGCACCGCCACCGGGCTGCGTTCCCTGTTCACCGGCCGCTACCGCCGCCGCACCCTGGTGGTGGGCGCGATCTGGTTCACCGGCTACTTCGTCAACTACGGCGTGACGTCCTGGCTGCCCAGCATCTACAAGGACGGGTACGGCCTCACGCTCTCCGACGCCCTGCTCTACTCCACGGTCACCTCGGTCGCCGGACTGCTCGGCTGCCTGCTGGTGGCACTCACCGTGGACATCCTCGGCCGCCGCAAGATCTTCGCGATCTTCCTGGGGGGCTCCGCCGCGCTTCTGCTCACCCTGGCCGCACTCGGCGCCCACAGCCCCGCCCAGGTCCTGATCTGGACCTCGCTGTCGGCCGTCGGCTTCTTCGGCTCCAACATCTGCCTGTACCTGTACACGCCGGAGCTGTACCCGACCCGGATGCGCGCCCTCGGCTGCAGTGTCGGTGGCGCGGTCAATCGCCTCGGCGTGATCCTGGGCCCGATCCTGGTCGGCGCGGTCTACAGCGCCGGGAACAACGTCGCCGCCGTCTTCGTGATGCTCGGTGCGGTGGCGCTGGCCGGTGCGGTGGTGGCGGGCGTCCTCGCCGAGGAGACGGCCGACCGGCCGCTGGAGGAGATCTCCCCCTGA
- a CDS encoding chorismate mutase, giving the protein MTTSDTDESVRAELNRLRESIDNIDAAVVHMLAERFKCTQQVGHLKANHKLPPADPDREAEQIARLRRLAENAKLDPAFAEKLLNFIIAEVIRHHERIAGDPPAGGAVSEG; this is encoded by the coding sequence ATGACCACCAGCGACACCGACGAGTCCGTACGCGCGGAACTGAACCGGCTCCGCGAAAGCATCGACAACATCGACGCTGCCGTTGTCCACATGCTCGCCGAGCGCTTCAAGTGCACCCAGCAGGTCGGCCATCTCAAGGCGAACCACAAACTGCCCCCGGCCGACCCCGACCGCGAAGCCGAGCAGATCGCCCGCCTTCGCCGCCTCGCGGAGAACGCGAAACTGGACCCGGCCTTCGCGGAGAAGCTCCTCAACTTCATCATCGCCGAAGTGATCAGGCACCATGAGCGGATCGCCGGCGACCCTCCGGCCGGCGGCGCAGTCTCCGAGGGGTGA
- a CDS encoding glycoside hydrolase family 35 protein, which translates to MADFTVGDDHFRLDGNPVRLLSGALHYFRVHEAQWDHRLSMLRAMGLNCVETYVPWNVHEPEPGVFRDVAALGRFLDAAHRAGLWAIVRPGPYICAEWENGGLPVWVTGRFGRRVRSRDAGYLGAVERWFAQLLPQVVERQIDRGGPVIMVQVENEYGSYGTDAVYLRRLADLLGEQGVSVPLFTSDGPEDHMLTGGSVPGLLATANFGSGAREAFEVLRRHQPKGPLMCMEFWCGWFGHWGAPPVVREPAQAAEALREILECGASVNIYMAHGGTNFAGWAGANRSGSLQDEDFLPTVTSYDYGAPIDEYGRATEKFWLFREVLAEFADGPLPDLPPEPAGLVAPVRAELTGWVPLSGVLEALGDPEPAESGVPPTFEELGVDRGLVRYQVDVPGPRQPYTLGVTGLRDRAVVYVNGVREGVLGDGSATLETPVAGPASVELWVESLGRVNYGPRLGEPKGITGGVLHERQYLHGVRARALRLAAFEEPGAVAGVPFGDVVEGRTGLYRGSFELAEPGRVDHAGLELPGWTRGFVWVNGFCLGRYWSVGPQRTLYVPGPVLREGANEVWVLEVEGAGAPYAELGPGAPVHVGTPGVVRS; encoded by the coding sequence ATGGCTGACTTCACCGTGGGGGACGACCACTTCCGGCTCGACGGGAACCCCGTACGCCTGCTGTCGGGGGCCCTGCACTATTTCCGGGTGCACGAGGCGCAGTGGGATCACCGGCTTTCGATGCTTCGGGCCATGGGCCTGAACTGTGTCGAGACGTACGTTCCGTGGAACGTCCATGAGCCCGAGCCCGGTGTGTTCCGGGACGTGGCGGCGCTGGGCCGGTTCCTGGACGCGGCGCACCGCGCCGGACTGTGGGCGATCGTCCGCCCGGGTCCGTACATCTGCGCCGAGTGGGAGAACGGTGGGCTGCCGGTCTGGGTGACGGGACGGTTCGGGCGGCGGGTGCGAAGCCGTGATGCCGGGTATCTGGGAGCGGTCGAGCGGTGGTTCGCGCAGCTGCTGCCGCAAGTGGTGGAACGGCAGATCGACCGCGGCGGCCCGGTGATCATGGTTCAGGTGGAGAACGAGTACGGCAGCTACGGCACCGACGCGGTCTATCTGCGACGACTCGCGGACCTGCTGGGCGAACAGGGGGTGAGTGTGCCGCTGTTCACGTCCGACGGGCCGGAGGACCACATGCTGACGGGCGGCTCCGTGCCCGGTCTGCTCGCCACGGCGAACTTCGGATCGGGGGCGCGTGAGGCGTTCGAGGTGCTGCGACGGCATCAGCCGAAGGGTCCGCTGATGTGCATGGAGTTCTGGTGCGGCTGGTTCGGGCACTGGGGTGCGCCGCCGGTCGTACGGGAACCCGCGCAGGCCGCCGAGGCGCTGCGGGAGATCCTGGAGTGCGGGGCGTCCGTGAACATCTACATGGCGCACGGGGGGACGAACTTCGCGGGCTGGGCGGGGGCCAACCGGTCCGGTTCGCTGCAGGACGAGGATTTCCTGCCGACGGTGACGTCGTACGACTACGGCGCCCCGATCGACGAGTACGGGCGGGCCACGGAGAAGTTCTGGCTGTTCCGGGAGGTCCTCGCCGAGTTCGCGGACGGTCCGCTTCCTGATCTGCCGCCGGAGCCGGCCGGGCTCGTCGCGCCGGTGCGGGCGGAGCTGACCGGGTGGGTGCCGCTGTCCGGCGTGCTGGAGGCGCTGGGCGACCCGGAGCCGGCGGAGTCCGGTGTTCCGCCGACGTTCGAGGAGCTGGGCGTCGACCGGGGCCTGGTGCGCTATCAGGTGGATGTGCCGGGTCCGCGGCAGCCTTACACGCTGGGGGTGACGGGGCTCCGGGACCGGGCCGTGGTGTACGTGAACGGCGTCCGGGAAGGCGTGCTGGGCGACGGGAGCGCCACCCTCGAGACGCCCGTGGCCGGACCTGCGTCCGTCGAGCTGTGGGTGGAGTCGCTGGGCCGGGTCAATTACGGGCCGCGGCTGGGTGAGCCGAAGGGCATCACGGGCGGGGTGCTGCACGAGCGGCAGTACCTGCACGGTGTACGGGCCAGGGCGCTGCGGCTGGCCGCGTTCGAGGAGCCGGGCGCGGTGGCCGGGGTGCCGTTCGGGGATGTCGTGGAGGGGCGCACCGGGCTGTACCGGGGGTCGTTCGAACTGGCGGAACCGGGTCGCGTGGATCACGCGGGCCTCGAACTGCCGGGCTGGACACGCGGGTTCGTCTGGGTGAACGGTTTCTGCCTGGGCCGCTACTGGTCGGTGGGCCCGCAGCGGACGCTGTACGTGCCGGGTCCGGTGCTGCGGGAGGGCGCCAATGAGGTGTGGGTGCTGGAGGTGGAGGGTGCGGGGGCTCCGTATGCGGAACTGGGCCCGGGTGCGCCCGTCCACGTGGGCACACCCGGGGTTGTTCGGAGTTGA
- a CDS encoding SDR family oxidoreductase, whose translation MTASSDGHGTGLCAGRVVIVTGAGRGLGRAHALAFAAEGAKVVVNDLGVGLDGAGGSSPGPARQVVDEIEAAGGEAVAHGGDIATAAGAASLIGAALDTYGRLDTLVNNAGFLRDRMLVNLDEDDWDAVMRVHLKGHFLTLKHAAAHWRAETGAGRTPVARVINTSSGAGLLGSVGQGNYSAAKAGIVGLTLVAAAEMGRYGVQVNAIAPAARTRMTERTFAETMAAPGEGTGAFDAMAPENVSPLVVWLGSAASDGVTGRVFEAEAGRITVMDGWRPGPSVDRGARWAPAEAGEATRKLLADAGVGRQVYGVR comes from the coding sequence ATGACCGCAAGCAGCGACGGACACGGCACGGGGCTCTGCGCGGGCCGTGTGGTGATTGTGACGGGGGCCGGGCGGGGGCTCGGCCGGGCCCACGCCCTCGCGTTCGCCGCCGAGGGCGCGAAGGTCGTGGTCAACGACCTGGGTGTCGGACTCGACGGGGCCGGCGGGTCGTCCCCCGGACCGGCCCGGCAGGTGGTCGACGAAATCGAGGCGGCGGGCGGCGAGGCGGTGGCCCACGGCGGTGACATCGCGACCGCGGCGGGCGCGGCCTCGCTGATCGGGGCCGCGCTGGACACCTACGGGCGGCTGGACACCCTGGTCAACAACGCGGGCTTCCTGCGCGACCGGATGCTCGTCAACCTGGACGAGGACGACTGGGACGCCGTGATGCGCGTCCACCTCAAGGGTCACTTCCTCACGCTGAAACACGCGGCGGCGCACTGGCGGGCCGAGACCGGGGCGGGCCGCACCCCCGTCGCCCGGGTGATCAACACCAGTTCGGGTGCGGGGCTGCTCGGCAGCGTCGGTCAGGGCAACTACTCCGCCGCGAAAGCCGGGATCGTCGGCCTGACACTGGTCGCCGCGGCGGAGATGGGCCGGTACGGGGTCCAGGTCAACGCGATCGCTCCGGCGGCCCGCACCCGGATGACCGAGCGGACCTTCGCGGAGACGATGGCGGCGCCGGGGGAGGGGACGGGGGCGTTCGACGCGATGGCGCCCGAGAACGTGTCACCGCTGGTGGTGTGGCTGGGCTCGGCCGCGAGCGACGGGGTGACCGGACGGGTCTTCGAAGCGGAGGCGGGCCGGATCACGGTGATGGACGGCTGGCGCCCGGGCCCTTCCGTGGACCGGGGCGCGCGGTGGGCGCCGGCGGAGGCGGGGGAGGCGACACGGAAACTGCTGGCGGATGCGGGGGTGGGGCGGCAGGTGTACGGGGTGCGGTGA
- a CDS encoding dihydrofolate reductase family protein translates to MRKIILMMSVSLDGFIEGPDRDIAWHLVDDELHGHFNDELAAMGGFLSGRVTHELMAGFWPTADADPSNAGPMAEFAGIWRDMPKLVFSRTLERADWNTTVVRDVVPEEIMALKAQPGGDLALGGADLAAAFREHDLIDEYRVYVHPVLIGRGKPLFRPADAKSDLRLAGTRSFGNGVVLLHHRRAEEISAAGG, encoded by the coding sequence ATGAGAAAGATCATCCTGATGATGTCGGTGTCCCTCGACGGATTCATCGAGGGGCCGGACCGCGACATCGCCTGGCATCTGGTCGACGACGAGCTGCACGGCCATTTCAACGACGAACTCGCAGCGATGGGCGGCTTTCTGAGCGGTCGCGTCACCCACGAGCTGATGGCCGGGTTCTGGCCGACGGCCGACGCCGACCCCTCGAATGCCGGGCCGATGGCGGAGTTCGCCGGTATCTGGCGGGACATGCCCAAGCTGGTGTTCTCCAGGACCCTGGAGCGGGCCGACTGGAACACCACCGTGGTGCGGGACGTCGTCCCCGAGGAGATCATGGCGCTCAAGGCACAGCCGGGCGGGGACCTGGCCCTCGGTGGCGCCGATCTCGCCGCGGCCTTCAGGGAGCACGATCTGATCGACGAGTACCGCGTCTACGTCCATCCGGTCCTCATCGGCCGGGGCAAGCCGCTGTTCCGGCCGGCGGACGCGAAGAGCGATCTGCGACTCGCCGGGACGCGGAGCTTCGGCAACGGGGTCGTCCTGCTCCACCACCGGCGTGCCGAGGAGATCTCCGCGGCAGGGGGATGA
- a CDS encoding aldehyde dehydrogenase: protein MLADEVLVAGQWRQGRGAPIKTVDPATGQVIATVHAASLDDVEDAVTAAVHAAHDPAWRELPAHLRARLLHRIADLVERDADRLSALQTADTGKCRTETRALVLSAAGTFRYTAAALETAEDAITPSRGPYVTMSVHEPIGVVGAITPWNSPIASDAQKLAPALAAGNAVVLKPAEWTPLVALALGRLVHQAMTEAALPAALLSVLPGRGSVIGDAIVRHPAVGKITFTGGTNTGRTLAHAAADKLIPVSLELGGKSPTIVFDDADLEQALAGVMYGVFSSSGQSCIAGSRLFVARSRYEEFVGDLVARTEKLRVGPGTDPDTQVAPLVHHKHRDSVAAYVDLAREEGATVRCGGAPPEGDTYRDGAYYLPTVLDGLPNTARVCQEEIFGPVLVALPFDDEDDLVAQANDSVYGLACGLWTRDHAKAWRVARRIDAGTVWINTYKQFSISTPFGGLKDSGIGTEKGRDLIRGYQRQKSLYWGTGTTPLPWAAN, encoded by the coding sequence ATGCTTGCCGACGAAGTGTTGGTCGCAGGGCAGTGGCGGCAGGGCCGCGGTGCCCCCATCAAGACCGTCGACCCCGCCACCGGCCAGGTCATCGCCACCGTGCACGCCGCGTCCCTCGACGACGTCGAGGACGCCGTGACCGCCGCCGTCCACGCGGCCCACGACCCGGCCTGGCGTGAGCTGCCCGCCCATCTGCGGGCCCGGCTGCTGCACCGCATCGCCGACCTCGTCGAGCGCGACGCCGACCGGCTCTCCGCCCTGCAGACCGCTGACACCGGCAAGTGCCGTACCGAGACCCGTGCCCTCGTACTGAGCGCCGCGGGCACCTTCCGCTACACCGCCGCCGCGCTGGAGACCGCCGAGGACGCGATCACCCCGTCCCGCGGCCCGTACGTCACGATGAGCGTCCACGAGCCCATCGGCGTCGTCGGTGCGATCACCCCGTGGAACTCGCCCATCGCCAGCGACGCCCAGAAGCTCGCCCCCGCACTCGCCGCGGGCAACGCGGTCGTCCTCAAGCCCGCGGAGTGGACCCCGCTCGTCGCCCTCGCCCTCGGCCGCCTCGTCCACCAGGCAATGACCGAGGCCGCACTGCCCGCCGCACTGCTCTCCGTGCTGCCCGGCCGCGGCAGCGTCATCGGCGACGCGATCGTCCGCCACCCGGCCGTCGGGAAAATCACCTTCACCGGTGGCACGAACACCGGCCGCACTCTCGCGCACGCCGCCGCCGACAAGCTGATCCCCGTATCGCTGGAGCTCGGCGGCAAGTCGCCGACGATCGTCTTCGACGACGCCGACCTCGAGCAGGCCCTCGCAGGCGTCATGTACGGCGTCTTCTCCTCCAGCGGCCAGAGCTGCATCGCCGGATCGCGGCTCTTCGTCGCCCGTTCGCGGTACGAGGAATTCGTCGGTGACCTCGTCGCCCGCACCGAGAAGCTGCGCGTCGGACCCGGCACCGACCCGGACACCCAGGTCGCCCCGCTCGTCCACCACAAGCACCGTGACAGCGTCGCCGCCTACGTCGACCTGGCCCGCGAAGAAGGAGCCACCGTCCGGTGCGGGGGAGCGCCCCCCGAAGGCGACACCTACCGAGACGGCGCCTACTACCTCCCCACCGTCCTCGACGGCCTCCCCAACACCGCCAGGGTCTGTCAGGAAGAGATCTTCGGACCCGTACTCGTCGCCCTGCCCTTCGACGACGAGGACGACCTCGTCGCCCAGGCCAACGACAGCGTGTACGGCCTCGCCTGCGGACTGTGGACCCGGGACCACGCCAAGGCCTGGCGGGTCGCCCGCCGTATCGACGCCGGAACGGTCTGGATCAACACGTACAAGCAGTTCAGCATCTCCACCCCGTTCGGCGGGCTGAAGGACAGCGGCATCGGCACCGAGAAGGGCCGCGACCTGATCCGCGGCTACCAGCGGCAGAAGTCCCTCTACTGGGGCACCGGCACCACACCGCTGCCGTGGGCCGCCAACTGA
- a CDS encoding CoA transferase subunit A: MTVDEVVSRLSSGMTIGIGGWGSRRKPMALVRALLRSRITDLTVVSYGGPDVGLLAAAGRIRKLVAAFATLDSIPLEPHFRAARQRGGFELTEVDEAMFMWGLHAAANRLPFLPVRAGIGSDVMRVNPGLRTVRSPYADGEEFVAMPALRMDAALVHLNRADRSGNGQYLGPDPYFDDLFCEAADTAYVSCERLVETAELTARAAPQTLLVKRHSVTGVVETPNGAHFTSCAPDYPRDEAFQKAYAAAAADPAAWAAFTARFLPVDGNEKSYRSAVRTWHEEQK; the protein is encoded by the coding sequence ATGACGGTCGACGAGGTCGTCTCCCGGCTCAGCAGCGGCATGACGATCGGCATCGGCGGCTGGGGCTCACGCCGCAAGCCAATGGCGCTGGTGCGTGCGCTGCTCCGGTCCCGGATCACCGATCTCACCGTGGTCTCGTACGGCGGCCCCGACGTCGGCCTGCTCGCCGCCGCCGGCCGGATCCGCAAACTGGTCGCGGCCTTCGCCACTCTCGACTCGATCCCGCTCGAACCGCACTTCAGAGCGGCCCGCCAGCGCGGCGGCTTCGAACTGACGGAGGTCGACGAGGCGATGTTCATGTGGGGGCTGCACGCCGCCGCGAACCGGCTGCCGTTCCTGCCCGTCCGGGCCGGCATCGGATCGGACGTCATGCGGGTCAACCCCGGTCTGCGTACGGTGCGTTCGCCGTACGCGGACGGCGAGGAGTTCGTCGCGATGCCGGCCCTGCGGATGGACGCGGCGCTGGTCCACCTGAACCGCGCCGACCGGTCCGGCAACGGCCAGTACCTCGGGCCCGACCCGTACTTCGACGACCTGTTCTGCGAGGCCGCCGATACCGCGTACGTCTCCTGCGAACGGCTCGTCGAGACGGCCGAACTGACCGCGCGGGCCGCCCCGCAGACCCTGCTCGTCAAGCGGCACTCGGTCACCGGCGTCGTCGAGACCCCGAACGGCGCGCACTTCACCTCCTGCGCCCCCGACTACCCACGCGACGAGGCGTTCCAGAAGGCGTACGCCGCCGCGGCCGCCGACCCGGCCGCCTGGGCGGCGTTCACCGCCCGGTTCCTGCCCGTGGACGGCAACGAGAAGAGCTACCGGTCGGCCGTCCGGACCTGGCATGAGGAGCAGAAGTGA